DNA from Leishmania mexicana MHOM/GT/2001/U1103 complete genome, chromosome 9:
GCTTCTGCTCCTCGGGAGGCATGTCTTTGAAGTATCGCGTGCCGCCGAAGTTGAAGTCCTTCAACTTCACGTTGAGCTTGTGAAGTGACATGGCAGCGTGCGGCatgtgcagctcctccgcgcACGCCGCATTCAAGTGCACGGCGTACATGGTCCAGAAAGCCTGCTCTTCTTTGGGCAGAGCCGCCTCCTTGCCCAGCAGGCCGAGCATAACTTGCTTTCCCACCTCGCAGAGGTCGAAAAAAGCCGAGTTCATCTCGGACTGATTCTTCCACAAAAAGTCTTTGCGCTCGGGGTTGAGGGCGATCATGTGCGTCCATTCCCTGCTTACTAGCTCCAACCACTTGGCGCGTGCCTGCTTCCACAtgttcagcagctgcgcgctgATGCCGTGAGAGAGGAACTCGCTGTTGAGGTACTTCTTCTTTTCTACCGCCGTGGTCACCATCAGATTCGTCTCGCTGAACCCACCCAGACGTGAAAGCGGCCTGGACGCGCTGTCACCGTTGGCCTTCAGCTTCTCGTCCTCTCTGCGCAGCGGGATGCCGTCTAAAGTTGACAGCGGTTCCCCAAACATGACCTCAGCCAGCCGACTCCCATCCGCCGTCATGGCGTCGTGAACGCATTGTGCCGCCGATGCGCAGTGCTGCAGGCAATGCGCCACCATCGGCACCCAAAACGGCGAATGAGAGATGGGGTATACAGGGGATGGACGGTTCAGGTTTGTGTCATTCTCCTTCACCCTCACGTTGCTCACCGCCGGGGTGAAGCTGGTGTCCTGCTTGGACTTCTCCAACCGCCGCCGGTACTCGGCGTAGCTTGCCGGCTCACCGAGGGCGGCTCGGTAGTAGAATACGCAGGTAAGTCGCTTCCAGTCCTCCCCTGAGAACGACAACTCCACCTCCGTGTTTGAGTGAAAGTGGTGCGAGTCGAATATCATCACATCGCGCGGCTGCATGAGCACGTTAATGCCGAAGCTGTCCAAGGCAAGGGCCAGCCCTTTGAACTGCCCGTCAAGGCAAGCGATGCAGCTGTAGCCGCCGTCAAAGTCGCCGACGTCAGTGTGAGAGGCTGTGCGGAAGCGGGAGTTGATGGTGAGCGTGGAGAACGGAGTTCCGTGAATCCGCACGAGATCCGGAATGGCGTCGTTTTGTGCTTTCCACTGCTTCGGCGCGACATGCCTGTAGAGCTCGCTGACGTAATCGATGACAGGGAAGACCGCCGGCCATTCTGCCTCGTGCTCATAGGTGAAGGACGTTTTGCGTGACTTCAGCTCCACCGGTGAGCCCCGGTAGTCAAAGTAGCCAGCAATACCGCTCAAGGGCGACTCTCCACCGAACATCATGCTCCGAAGCGAggtgcgcacggcagcggatGTGAGCAGCTCCGACGCCATGGATGTCGCGTACTTTGGTAGGGCTTCTCGCAGCACAACACCAATGATTTTCCCGCGACCGTCTTTGATGGTACCGCTATCGTAAAAGTCGATGACAGAGTGAACGTTGTCGTAAAAGGGGTGCGACTTTACGGCTTCCGCGTAGCTCTCTGCCACTTCTTCCGGCGTACGTGTCTCCCTGGCGGTCGGAAAGCTGAAGATGTCCAGTTTGACCTTCTTTGAGTCAGGCTCCATGGCTACTCCGTCACCGAGAGTCCGGCGCCAATTACACACAAATCTCAAAAGcgtgatgtgcgtgtgtgttcgagctgaagagcagcgccatcatAGCAGAGTTTAGCGCAGTgcagagaaggggagggatTGCTGCGAGCAGCAATGACGGCACAGTTGAGAAGGTCTGAAAGGGACAGAGGAGAAGGCCACAAGCAGAGGGCTCAACGTCTGaacgacacacgcgcacagaccTCCCAAAATGCGACCGACAGCACACCTAAAGGACAAGAGCATGCGACACAAACAGAAGCGAACGTGAATGAATAAACAACAAAAGGCATGcagggtgagagagaggaaacTCAAACATCGCAAAGAGGGACAGAACCGCCACAAGCATGTAGctgaagggaagagagaagtCTCCGTGTGCAGTGCTCCACAGGCATGCGCGCGTCACTGCGTCCTCTCGCTGCTCAGCGGTAATTGCACCGCATACCTACACAGGCACAAAAGCACGAAAAAGATCGTGCGGCCTCCCAAGCGTCTGGTAAGGCGTTCACCATCGATTGCGTCACATCCTCTCACTGAGTGCTGCGCGTCGAAAACCAGCGGAATcacagagagcgaggcgggcAGTTTGAAAGGGACACAATCGGCTTGATCCGCGAGACTTGGCTCAGGTTTAGGGGTCAATGAGCACACGTGCCCATCCGTTACAGACAGGAACAGAGCAGATCagcccctttttttctcgaCGACCTCTGTCATTTGTGCTTTTATCAGTTTCTTCCTTGACGCGTCTGCGCAGGCGCCACTGAAACGTATACACGTATGAGCGGTCCCACAAAAACGCCTACGGTTTCCACTGCTGTGCGCTTCTCGTGTCGTCCGTCCACCGTTGCGGtgtttgttttctttcttgGAGCCCGTCTCACGCAaccgcgcacaga
Protein-coding regions in this window:
- a CDS encoding putative DNA J-binding protein, which gives rise to MEPDSKKVKLDIFSFPTARETRTPEEVAESYAEAVKSHPFYDNVHSVIDFYDSGTIKDGRGKIIGVVLREALPKYATSMASELLTSAAVRTSLRSMMFGGESPLSGIAGYFDYRGSPVELKSRKTSFTYEHEAEWPAVFPVIDYVSELYRHVAPKQWKAQNDAIPDLVRIHGTPFSTLTINSRFRTASHTDVGDFDGGYSCIACLDGQFKGLALALDSFGINVLMQPRDVMIFDSHHFHSNTEVELSFSGEDWKRLTCVFYYRAALGEPASYAEYRRRLEKSKQDTSFTPAVSNVRVKENDTNLNRPSPVYPISHSPFWVPMVAHCLQHCASAAQCVHDAMTADGSRLAEVMFGEPLSTLDGIPLRREDEKLKANGDSASRPLSRLGGFSETNLMVTTAVEKKKYLNSEFLSHGISAQLLNMWKQARAKWLELVSREWTHMIALNPERKDFLWKNQSEMNSAFFDLCEVGKQVMLGLLGKEAALPKEEQAFWTMYAVHLNAACAEELHMPHAAMSLHKLNVKLKDFNFGGTRYFKDMPPEEQKRRVERKQRIEEARRHGMSSGSHEKRANWLTNDSFDYQTEDCIVDYAQHKWVPPAVHAKEITKNVRTGELPTREGLVRVLVVLPDPQSKVKCVDCKLEVPETLRCSSEWERLMSSLAVHRVLAAVQRNLQLPDSVTQGNIQIHFAFHSTLPTAVYDFVVLQHVLSCIPEDVLASEYIRRAAALCSGCLFVAETDVQCRQYYTLKCAVRCDYDTVAPLFFQQLHQASYGTKAARVRTKGELESLIPTVCCARYKLKGSPLNTTVHVVSPAPPS